In Carya illinoinensis cultivar Pawnee chromosome 10, C.illinoinensisPawnee_v1, whole genome shotgun sequence, one DNA window encodes the following:
- the LOC122279648 gene encoding vacuolar protein sorting-associated protein 55 homolog — translation MFSASILLQILACAIYNNWWPMLSALMYVLVPMPCLFFGGGSTQFLTSRDGGGWIDAAKFLTGASAVGSMAIPIILRHAQMIQTGAMLIEFTSFFIFVCTVMCFHRASLEDEW, via the exons ATGTTTTCCGCTAGCATCTTGCTTCAGATCCTG GCTTGTGCGATATACAACAATTGGTGGCCAATGTTATCAG CTCTCATGTATGTATTGGTACCTATGCCTTGCTTATTTTTTGGAGGTGGTTCCACTCAATTTCTGACTAGCCGAGATGGTGGGGG TTGGATTGATGCTGCCAAGTTTTTGACTGGAGCATCAGCTGTGGGTAGCATGGCCATCCCGATTATCCTTAGGCATGCACAAATGATTCAGACAGGAGCTATGCTTATCGAGTTCACCTCCTTCTTCATATTTGTTTGCACTGTCATGTGTTTCCACCGTGCTAGCTTAGAAGATGAATGGTAA